The DNA sequence CCGGCGCATTCGGATCCACCCGCCCAATCGCCTTCCGCATCTCGGGGATCGCTTGCCCTGGTCTCGGGCTCCGCGCGATGACGGACACCGCCGTGCCTGCAGCGAGCGTGATCGGCGCGTACAACGCCGGCGTCGAGTCGTTGGTCAGCCATGTTGTCTTCACGTCGCCGACGACGCCGACGATCAGGAGCGATCGCGCGGGCGTTCGCACGACGGCGCCGAGCACCTCGTGCCCTGGGAAGAGGCGAGCAAAGGCTTCACTCACGACTACTTCACTCCCAGCGGCGGTCTCAGCGGCGAACATGCGCCCGCGCACGAGGGGAATCTGCAGCAGCGAGAAATAGTTCGACGAGACATGCGACATTTCAAATGTTCGACTCACGGCCTCCGCCGCGCCAGGCAACATCACCTGAAGGCGCCGGCTGCCGCCGCCGACGAACGGAGAAGCGTCGCTGAACGCGCACTCGTCGACCGACCGCACCTCGGTCATCGCGGCACTCAGCGCGCGGACGGCCTGTTGGAACGGGAAGGAGGGCGCCACATTGGTACTGATCGTGGCGGGAAGGTACACGTCGGTCGTGAGGAGCCCTTCGCTGCGAAAGCCGGCGGGCAATGACGTGGCATCGCGATAGCTCCGCAGCAGCACGGTTGCGCCGGTCAGCAGCACGATCGTGGCGCTCACTTGCAGCACCAGCAGCATCGCGCGCATCCGCTGTCCAGACGGCTGGCGTCGGGGAGACGCCGAGTGCCCGACCTCGTAGGCGGCCGCCAGCGCCGGCAGGGTCCCGAACACGATCAGCGCGACACCACCGAGCCCAAGCGCGGCGAGGACATCTCGCCAGTCCATGTCCAGGACCACTCCGGACAATACCGGTGCCGCCAACGGACTCAGCCATCGGGTGACGGCCTGCGCGAGCACCGCGCCGAGCGTCGCACCAACGGCGGCAACCGCGGCTGTCTCGGCAAACACCTGGCGAAGGAGGTGCCCGGGCGTGGCGCCCATACTCACGCGCAGCGCGAACTCGAACCGTCGTTCAGAGGCGATCAGGACCAGCGCGCCGGCGATATTGGTACACGCCACCAATAGGAGTAGCACCGCGACTGACTGCAGCAGGATCAACCCCGGACGGGCGGCGGCGGCCCGCGACGCGTTGATTGGTTCCAACGTATAGGCAGCCAGGCGATCATCGCGACGGTCGGTCGCCCAGTACCGGGCCAATGCGTCACGCTCGGCATTTGCCTGCGCCAGCGACAGACCAGGCGCCAGACGGGCCATGAGCCGCATGCCGAACTCGGTCACACTAGTCTTCGGGTCGTGTGGCACCCACGCCAGCGGACCACCAATCCCGAAACAGCTCGGCCTGAAGGATCGGGGCATCACGCCGACAATCGTCCAGCGGGTGCGGTCGAGGGTCACCGCGCGTCCGACGACATTCGGGTCGCCGCCGAACATCGACTTCCACAGCTCGAACGACAGCACGGCTGAGCGCTGTCCACCGGAAAAGTCGCTCGCCACCAGGCCGCGTCCCAGCAGGGGCGGCACGCCGAATACGTCAAAAAAGCCCTGGGTGACCTCGATCGGTGCTGCCAGAATCGATGGTCGGTCTCGCAGCATCGGTACCGAGGTAGCGCTGCAGCCTGCCACGTTGGACAGGCTTTGGAGTTGCTCCAACTCTGGAATATCGGCCGCCGTCAGCGGCGTTTGCGAGAAGTGATTGAGCGGGGCAAATATGACGATGGTGTCAGGGTCGCGGTAGGGAGGAGGATCGATCAGAATCGCGCGTGCGGCTGCAAAGACGGCGGTATTAGCGCCTACTCCAACCGCCAGAGTGACAACCACACTCCAGAAGAACACAGGTCGACCTGTTGCCAGGCGAAACCCGTCTCGCAGGTACCTCGTCATGCGTGCCACAGCGACCGCACCGTGCGATCCCGAGTGTCACCGCGCGCCCTGCTCAGTGCATGGTCATTTCGTGACTGGCGTGGATCGACGATAGGACAGGGTGGACGTATTAATGACCTTGTTGTCAAGCCAGGCCGTGCCCTCCACTATCAGTTTATCGCCTTTCCGATACAGGGTGCGCTCCTCGCGATTGACACGACCGCCTCGATCGCGACCGCTCACCAGGACGATCCGATCTTTGGCGATGTGGGCCCTTCCAATCTCAGTGTAGCTTCCGGCATCAGCCACACGCACGAGCGTCTTGTACTCGACGCCATCCAAGGTCCATGTGCGCTTCCGGTTCATGCTGTACTCAACCGTAATCTTCCCGCCGGCGTGCTCGATCGTGATGTCCGTCCCCATTGCAGGACTCTTGAAGTCTTTGCTCTCCGGCGGTCCATCTACAGACCACCGGCCGGACACATCGAGCGCGCTTTGCGCATTGGCTATGGCAGGACTCGCAGCGAGGTAGCACGCCAAGGCGACGACGAGACGCATAGCAGACACCAAAGACCTCCTGTGAAGGATCGGTAACCGATGCGCAGGACCGCTGTCGGTGCCGCCGGCTCGCCACACCACCGACGGGAAACCGCCACGGTCTCGGATACTTCGACCGTGACGGTCGGCGCTACTCAGACACTAGCTGCCCACGCAATTACACACGTTGTCGTCTGTGACCTTGCAGTCGAAACCCGGATGATTTTCCTTGCAGCCGGCATTGTTGCACAGGACCGTGCAGTGCGTATGATCCTGTGCTTCACGTTGATGATGGTACGTCTGCGTCCGTAACGGAACTGCGGACCTTGTCCGATCGACCACATCTTCTCTACTCAATCGACCTACACCAACGTGATCGTCTGATGACTGATTGCCTATCTGATCACGTCCAGTGCGAGGCTCAACATGTGGGTGGGCCCGGTGAAAGGGTGTCGATATGTTGCCAGTTCACAAGGAGGAACTGGTGCTGGTTCAGGTCAAGCGATGCACGGACTCCACGCGCAGCAACGCTGCGTTTGCAGAAAACGAATGGTGCGATGTCCGCGATAAGTGGTTCGACGGGCGAAGCGCCGATCAGACGAGAGTGAGCGCAGCGAACG is a window from the Vicinamibacterales bacterium genome containing:
- a CDS encoding ABC transporter permease, which translates into the protein MFFWSVVVTLAVGVGANTAVFAAARAILIDPPPYRDPDTIVIFAPLNHFSQTPLTAADIPELEQLQSLSNVAGCSATSVPMLRDRPSILAAPIEVTQGFFDVFGVPPLLGRGLVASDFSGGQRSAVLSFELWKSMFGGDPNVVGRAVTLDRTRWTIVGVMPRSFRPSCFGIGGPLAWVPHDPKTSVTEFGMRLMARLAPGLSLAQANAERDALARYWATDRRDDRLAAYTLEPINASRAAAARPGLILLQSVAVLLLLVACTNIAGALVLIASERRFEFALRVSMGATPGHLLRQVFAETAAVAAVGATLGAVLAQAVTRWLSPLAAPVLSGVVLDMDWRDVLAALGLGGVALIVFGTLPALAAAYEVGHSASPRRQPSGQRMRAMLLVLQVSATIVLLTGATVLLRSYRDATSLPAGFRSEGLLTTDVYLPATISTNVAPSFPFQQAVRALSAAMTEVRSVDECAFSDASPFVGGGSRRLQVMLPGAAEAVSRTFEMSHVSSNYFSLLQIPLVRGRMFAAETAAGSEVVVSEAFARLFPGHEVLGAVVRTPARSLLIVGVVGDVKTTWLTNDSTPALYAPITLAAGTAVSVIARSPRPGQAIPEMRKAIGRVDPNAPAVAIEPLSSIVWRSERMRRFYLAIAGTFAVVAVLVSALGVFGAVGRVVSLRAKGIAIRVALGARRVEVVRLVLIEGLQPVMIGIAAGLAGGFVLIRALAADPFLQTLLFQVASTDVSAYALPVTMVLASAILACLVPLKRALGLDPVTTLKAE